GTAAAAATAGTCTTCTTACTTTAATTTTCAAAATTTTCAAAATTCTTAAAGGCAATATTCATCCTGATTAAAATGCCCTTTTTCAAATAAATGCCATTTCAAATCTTCAAGGAGATATATTATCTTAAAGATCATCTAGAAAATTCCATACAAATTCCACATAACCTCTTTCTAACGGCTTAAAGTTTGACTATTCCAGCAGGTTTCATAGCAAGTTTCTCCAATTTCCTTAAAAGTTCTATATTTAACTTTAAAAAGGCTTTAAAGTTTATAAGTGGTTAAATTAAATATAAGGACATTATTTTAAAACCATTAGTGTAAAAACATAAAATGAGTATTATATAGAAGATAACTAAATGAATTAAGAAGAATAAAGGGGATTTTGATTGATGGAACAGAAAGCACAACCCAACCGATTTACTGAGGCACTTGGTGAAGAAGTTGATTCTGCCTTTAAAAAATTAGCCGCTGAGATATTAAAAGATGGTGCCCTATCTTTAAAGGAAAAAAGCATCATTGCTGTGGCCTGTGCCATTGCTGTGCGATGCGATCAGTGCACCAGGGTGCATAAAAAACAGGCTCTTAAACTGGGAGCAACCAAAAATGAAATCCTGGAAGCTGCTGCAGTTGCTGGACTGGTTCGTATGGGTTCTGGATTTAATACAGCCTACACACTTTTAGAAGAAGATTCTGAACCTGGCAAAAAATTACATTTTAAACCTCCGAAAAAACATGGCAAAATGAATAAGGCCGAACCAAACCGTTCGAAAACTCCTGAAAGAAAGCCCGACGGATATCTGAGCAGTATTATAGAAAAAAAATCGTCAAATAAAATTGAAAAAGAATAAGCGGACCTGGGGGGATTTGAACCCCCGACCTTGGGATCCGAAGTCCCACGTCATATTCCAGGCTAGACTACAGGCCCATAATAAATATGGTATTTTAATAGGCAAGTGACTAGTTAGGTCCTTTTCACTTATAAAACTATTCCTATGATGCTATAATTACCATTATTTGGGGGCTTTTGTTCACCATTTAAAGTGTTCAACATTTAAAGAATAGAATAAACCCCATAATTAACCATATAAAACAATACATTGTAAGTATTTTAAAAAAGAAAAATATTATTACTGATTTGGAGGAAATTAGTTTATCATGCCCCATTTCAGTTTATCATGACTTATTTCACCCTTTCAGTAATAATAACCAATATATTTTATTTTATCCGTTTAATTTTTAAACTGGCAAAGATTCATCAGATATACCCACACCCTCCATCAGAGATTCTCCAGGTTCATCTATAGTTTCTTTATAGATTAAAGCATAAGCTCTAGCTATAAATAGATCCATGTAGGGACAAACAATTATAGAAGCTAAAAAAATTCCTAGAATAGGTATAACAGATAATAAAACTGCTGCAGCCGCCAGAAGAATATTGATAACTCCCAGAATAATCATTATCACTATGAGGTTTAACCATCCTATTTTTTTTATTTTACTTGTGATCTCGGCAAATTCCAGGGCTGCATCTATTTTCCCCTGATAGGCCATATTGGAAAGGCCAATTACCATGATTAAGGTAACCCCGAATAATAATATCCCACCCACAATCAGGACAAGGGCCCCTGAAATCTTCATAAGAGATGACCCAACAATTACCATGAAGAAACCAAGTCCTATTATCATGGCCGGGATAAATCCATAAATTATTGCCACTACGAATACTTTCAGCCCATCTAAAAGCATTTGAGACCATTTATTAAATGTCGGGGCTTCATTTTCTCCTTTTATAGAAGTTTCCATTGCCCGTAGTCTATATCCCATTATAATAAAGTATGCTATAATCCCCGGAATTATAAGAATTAAAAGCAGCACTGAAATTCTGCTAAACCGACTTACACCAATAATACAAAACTGGTAAATCAAAAAAATTAAACCAAAGATCAGCAGGCGTTTCCAGTTAGAAACTGGATACTTAAACGATTCTGATAAAATGTTACCCATTTCCACTAAATCAACTCCTTAATAGATAATACCAAATAGGTATTACATTAGGAGTTGAGTCCTTATCATTAATAAATGTTATTATAGAAACAAATAGTAATACTGTTTATATATGGAGTTAAAAAAAATTAGGGGAGTTCTGTAAGTTAAGGGGTGTTGGACAGTTCATCAAAAATTTAAATTATTTTATTATAGTTCTATCAACAAATAAATACCCATTAAGGCAAAGATTATTTGTAAATATCACTAGCCCTCCCCAAATAACTTTACACCCAGTTCTTTTCAAGGGAATAAAAAAAAATTAAATAACAAATTTAAATAACAAATTTTTCAAGAAATTAATACGTTTATAATGTGTTAGGTCATAATACATTAAATATTTCACCATCTATGCCTTCTTTGTTCTTTATAAATCATTTTTTGCCATAATATTCAATTTTTAAAGGATCTGCTATTACCGCACCAATCAATATCCCCATGGATATGGCCACAAAGGTTAGAACCACCATAATCAGATTACTGGCAGAGGCAGGATATGCTTCACTTGCCAATGCAGCCAGAGTAATGAATCCCAGGGATCCTGGAACTAGAATCCAAAAAGAAGGTATGATTGACACATAATAAGGAGTTTTAAGCCTTGAACGTTCCAAATATGTTCCCACTATAGTCATAGTGGCAGAACCCAAAAATGCACCAAAAAGACCACCCAGAAGGTAATTACCTACCTGAAGTCCTGCAAATGTGGAAAATAACACAATAAAAACCCCTAACATATCACGATTGCGGATAGACATTAAAAGGTACATTCCCCCTGTGAAAATCAGGACTCCCGCATATGGAGCCCACCAACCCAGAGGAACAGCTAGATATGCCACCATATAAGCCCCTGGAGAAAGACCTACCACTTGAATTCCCATAATAACTCCGAAAAGCAAAAGAAGAAGTATTACAACTCCCTGAATCAGTCGACTGGCCCCTGATATAACATTGTTAGCAGCCAGTTCGTACATACCAGTTGCCAGCACAGCTCCGGGAATAAAGTAGGAAAGAGCTGGAACCAGTATAGTGAGTGATCCTCTTACCATTCCCTGCTTCACACAGAAAAAGAAGATTGCAGACACCATAAACGCGGTTAAAACAGGTGAAATAAGATTAAGCCTGGGTTTATCCTCAGAATATCCGATTATTAACCCCACAATAGCCCCTAAACCCCCACAGAGCAGTAATTCATTGATTGTGGGCAATAGTAGCATTCCCAAGCCAATGGAATAAATAGCATACCCCAGAATGTGTCTTATGTAGTTATGCTGGCGTTCGGCGTAGATTATTTCTTTAATTCTGTTAATACCCTGTTCTGGAGATATTTCAGCTTTTTCAGCCCTGTATATTAACTCGTATAACCGTGAAACCTGGTCCAATGGTAGCATTCCTGGTTTCTGTCCTGTGACTGCCAGGGCCTTGGAACTCCCATCTGAGATCTTGATAAGCACAAAGGTAGGAAAATCAATCACTTCCTGAGCTTTTACACCATAGGCCCGGCATATATTCTTTAAAATAGTTTCAATAGTCATTACCGCAATGCCTGCTAAAGTCATAGCCCTGGCTATCTCGGTTAAAAACTCCAGAAGTTTAGGAGGAAATTCACCCTCACTGGAAATGTTAGAAGGATTTATATTAGACGAAGTTCTGTCTGGAACCATTCAGATTACCCACCCCATATTAACAGGATTAATATACATATAGATGTTTCAATACATCTAATTGTTTTTTAAAGGATTATATTTTAGTTATAATGTAAGACTTAGATATAATGTAAGATTGTAAAGTCCACCCTGAAATTGTATGTTGACCATTAGGGGATGTATTTGATTGTGAAGTGTAGATTTTTTTAATGATGGGAGATAATAGGTTACTGGTATTTCCTTCAGAATCAAATTGAACAGATATTATTAAATCACAGATAAAAAGGATTTTTGGAGATTATAATGCTGGCAAAACGCATCATACCCTGCCTGGACTGCGATCTTAACGTTCCGCACGGCCGGGTAGTAAAAGGAATTGAATTTAAACAAATCCGCTACGCTGGAGAGCCTGTGGAACTGGCCACCAAATATTACGAGGATGGAGCAGATGAAATCGTGTTTCTGGACATCACTGCCTCCCATGAACGAAGGGAGACCATGGCCCATGTGATAGAGGCCACCACCGAGAACGTGTTCGTGCCCATCTGTGTGGGTGGGGGAATCAGAAAGCCCCAAGACTATGTGAACATGCTCAAGGCCGGTGCGGATAAATGTTCAACCAACACCGCAGCCATACACAACCCAGATCTAATAAACGAGGCTTCCAAGGTGGTGGGTAGTCAGGCCTGTGTCATAGGTATAGATGCCAAACGGCGCTACGTGGATGACCCTAAAGAGAAAGATGATCATGTGATAGTTGAAACTCCACAGGGTTACTGCTGGTATGACTGCAGCATCTACGGTGGTCGCGAATTCACAGGTATAGATGCGGTTAAATGGGCTATGGAGTGCCAGGAACGTGGCGCTGGTGAGATCCTCCTCACCAGCATGGACCGGGACGGGACCAAGGACGGTTATGATCTTCCTCTGAACCGGACTATGAGTGAAATGCTGGATATTCCCATAATTGCATCGGGTGGTGGTGGTAACCCGGAACATATCTATGAAGCTCTCACCAAAGGCAAAGCAGATGCCGCTTTAGCTGCCAGCATCTTCCACTTTGATGAGTATCCCGTGCAGGTGGTGAAGGAGTACTTGAAGAATAGGGGTGTTGCTGTTCGAATATGAATTCCCTACAAATTAACTCTCACCACATATCTAAACCATCACCAACTGTCACCAACCATCACTTCCCTCAACAAACTCTACTCGAGGCGTAGAATTTGAAGAAACGAAAACACGTCTTCCTGGATGATAAGGCCAAAATCGATAGATTAAAGCGGAAGTTAAAAAAATACGAACGATATAAATCTTATGGTGAGAAAACCCCTGAAGAAGATTTCCGTCTCCAGGAGAAGCTGGCCATGCTCAGTGTGGTTGCCAGTAACTTCATGATGACCGGTCACAGCCCCACCATGGTCCTGACCAAAAGAGAGGACGGGGACGAGGTTATGATGCCTGTGGGTGGTGGTCAGAAGGACCGGGCCCGTGAGATCATCTGCCAGGCAGATTTCCGTAAACTCTACCGTGGGGGTAAAGGCCGTAAAACTGATCCTCTAATGATCATAACTGCCATCTGCATGTACGTCATGAGACAGGATAACCCACGAAGAGGCGATATAAGGTATTCCAACGATTTTATTAGGAAAGTTGGAGTAACCAAGGAAATATATCAGCATATAAGTCAAAAACTGGAAGATAATCAAAATTCGTGATTTTTGATGTGTCGCTCTATATAGTGAAGCAAAATTTTAGCAGTGCCTACTTCTTTATTTTAATTTACCACTCCAGCCCTGAAAAATTAAATAATATTGAAATTTTTGAAATTTTCATCTTTTCAGATACGCTCTTCTATATAGCGATATAAAATTTTGCCTAGTTCTTTTTCAATTGTTTTCAAGATTTTAATCCCTTGATAAATTATTTTTTCCATAATTATTTTTCCATCAAATTCCATATCTGAAAAGCAAACTTGAATTGTGATAATTGCTCTTACGGGTATGCTATCTGAAATAAGGTCACTATTAAGCGTTTACTTAATATTTTTTTCTGGCAAGATATAGTGGGTCCATAATTGCAATACGAAGATTGAATCTATTAGGGGGCAGTTTCAATTTTTATCATCTATACTCATTAAGTAATGCTAATAGTCATGATGCTTTTAAAGTTTGGACAGATTCAGCCTTTAAATATTTTTATTGTTTGTATAATGACACTTCTAATGTCCAGAATCTGAAAATTGACAAAAATCAGCCCCATAATATACATAAAGTTTATATATGGGTTAAAAAGATAATTATAATTCACACCAGGGGGACAATTGATTTTCCAAGAGTTCCTATAAAATGGGGGTTTACAGTTTAAATCCATGGCGATTACTGTAGAAAAACAAGGGACCAAATACATTGAAACTGATCTTAAAGGGAGTCAACTCCTTCAATCTTCTCAACTAAACAAAGGTACTGCTTTTAGCTCTAAGGAAAGGGAATTATTTCATCTTATTGGACTTTTACCCCATTCCGTGGAAACTTTAGATGATCAACTCCAGCGGGCTTATCAACAGTTCACAGAACAGGCTGATGATCTTCAAAAAAATATTTTTCTAAATAACCTCTACAACACCAATGAAACTCTTTTTTTCCGTCTTATCCAGGAACACATCCAGGAAATGATGCCCATTATTTACACCCCCACTGCGGGTCTGGCCATTCAACGCTACAGTGACGAATTCCGAAAACCACGCGGAATTTATCTATCATACCCAGACCGGGAGCACATCGATGAAATTATTGATGAATGGGATGAAGATGAAATTGACCTAATCATTCTAACAGATTCTGAGCAGATACTGGGAATTGGAGACCAGGGAGCCAATGGAATAGGAATTTCAGTTGCCAAACTGGTGGTTTACACCTTGTGTGCCGGCATCAACCCCCGTAGAATGCTCCCTATTATGATTGATGTCGGCACCAATAATCCCCATCTGTTGGAAAATCCACTATATCTCGGCTGGCGCCATCCCCGTATAAACCGTGAAAAATATCATAAATTTGTTGAAACCGTGATTAATGCTATAAAAAATAAATTCTCCCATGTTTTCCTCCAATGGGAAGATTTCGGTAAGAAAAACGCCAGATACCATCTGGACAAGTATCAGGATGAAATGTGCACCTTCAATGATGATATACAGGGTACCGGGGCTGTTGCCATGGCCGCTCTTCTCAATGCTTTGAAATTATCCGGTACCCCCTTATCTCATCATCGGGTGCTAATCTACGGAGCTGGGACCGCAGGATGTGGAATTGCCGACCAGATATGGGAAAATATGGTAAAGGCCGGGATGAACCACCGGGAAGCATACAGTCGTTTCTATCTTATGGACAGCCAGGGACTGATAACTTCCCACCGGGAAGGTATAGATTATTTCAAAGTTCCCTATGCCCGTGAAGATTTAGAATTTTTGAATGCAGAGATAGATCTTAAAAACCTGTTAGATGTGGTGCGCCATGTGCAGCCCACTATTCTCATTGGCACCAGTACCGTGCCCGGAGCCTTTAACCAGGAAGTTATAACTGAAATGGCTTCCCATGTGGAACGACCTATAATATTCCCCTTATCAAATCCAATAACACTCATAGAAGCCCTTCCCAATGACATAATCCGATGGACTGGTGGTAAAGCCTTGATTGCCACGGGAAGCCCCTTTGATGATGTAATATTCAATGAGGATAGTTTTCCTATTTCCCAGTGCAACAATGCCCTGATATTCCCTGGACTGGGTTTGGGTATCATCAGCTGCCAGGCGGAAAGAGTTACCTCTGGAATGATGGATGCCGCCATAGGAGAACTTGCCAGTGCAGTTGATTTGAAAGATTCCCGTTTGCTCCCTGAAATTTCCGAGCTCAGGATAGTTAGTAAAAAAATAGGCGTTGCTGTAGCCAGACAGGCTATCCTGGAAGGAGTAAGCAGCTATTCCCTGGAGAATGTTGAAAAAAGAGTGGAATCTAACATCTGGAAGGCAGCTTATGTACCTTACAAACCCCTTAATCTGAAAAATTCCAAATAATTTACAATTTTTACAATTTATTCTTAATCCCAACCATGTTCCATTTTATATTAGGATAGTATCAAAAACCTTTATTCATCTTATCTATGCCCTTTACTACACTCTATTCAATGTCCAAAAATAATTTACCTAAGGAGTATTAATTAAGAGAATCATAATTATCGATTGTATTCAATATTACCAATTCAAAGATTTATAAAATAATTGAGGCTATAAAACATGTCCATAGTTGTAAACACCACCACTCCTGAAGGAATTATCCTGGCAGCTGACAGCCGACAGTCATATAGAAATATGAAAGGAATGGCCCGCGTCGGAAGTGAAAACGCCGTTAAACTTTTCCAGATTAATAGTAGAATCGGTGCCGGCATCGCCGGGCTGGCCTTCCTAGTTGAAAATGGTGTTCCCAAGAATCTTAGCCAGTTCATCGAAGAATTTAAACACGAAGATGGAGTGGAAGACATGGAAGTTGAAGAGGTGGTTCAGGGACTTTACCATCTGTTTAACCGGAAATATAACTGGGAAGATCAGTTAAATGATCTGGAAGCCAGCATTGGAAATGATCTGCAGTCCAAGGGTCTTAAAATAATCAATGTACAGAGAAAGGATAATCAGGTGCACTTCACCTTTCAGAACCCACAGGGAATTGTTGAAGAAATAAATGCAGGCCTGGACATCATAGAGGTTCTGGTTGCTGGTTTTAATCGGGATGGATCTCATCAGGTTTTCAGTTGCCGCATCCCGGGTCAGGTGCAGAAACTTAGGGACAGTTACCAAATTGATAAACAGTATGGTAGTTCCTGGATTGGGCAGGGAGACGTTATCACCAGGATAGTTTTAGGATTTGACGGACGCATTGTTAATTTAGACTTTGTGAAGGACGCTCTGGGAACTCTTGGCGAGGCAGAAGTTCAGAGGCAGCTTCAGGGGATGGAGTATAATATCCAGTGGGGAACTATGACCCTGCAGGATGCTGTGGACTTCGCCACCTTGATGATCCATACCACCAGTGCCATTCAAAGATTTTCAGATGGTATAAATGCAGACCCTGGTGACATGCCTGGAGTGGGAGGGCCCATTGATGTGGCTGTTATCACCCCGGACCATGGTTTTGTCTGGTTGAAAAAGAAGAAACTGAACTTCGAAGATGTTGAGGTTGATCTGGACCGTTGCCCATACATTTAATTAATAGAATAGTTATTTGAATAGTTATTTCGAAAATTTCATTAATTATCGGGTTCATAAAGTGATAAGAAGATCTAAATAAGCTTATATAGAAAGAATCTTACCTATACTAATCCTTAAGTCAGTTTGATGTTTAAAAAATGGAGTTGAAGAGATGTCTGATCTATCCAGTCTCTTAGCAGTGACCATACCCCTCTCCTGGGCAGCAGCAGTTAGTCCGGTGACTTTTTCCATTTTCCTGGTGATAATGTCCATGGCCAAAAAACCCAAGTTAGCTGGATTTTCATTTTATCTGGGTGCCATTGTAGTCCTGCTGGTAACTGTTTTCATGGGAATTTTTCTGGGTCAGAAGTTAAGTTCTTCTGGTCTCACCGATCCTGCCACCATGACTGCCATAGATCTTTTCCTGGGTGCAGTCCTAATTCTTCTAGGTATTCGGAACTTCGCAGCCAAGGGAGATAATAAAGGAGGGAATATGTTAAAACACTTGCAAATAGATGAAAATGCAGGTACTTTCCGACAGTTCTTTAAATACTTTATCATAGGAATAGTTGCATTTATTATGAACTTCAGCACGGCTATTTTCGTCCTGGGCGTTGGTCGGAGCATAGGAGTAGCCAACTCCGGGTTAAGCAACGATACCATAGCTGTAATTATCCTAATCCTCATAGCACTTTTAATTATAGAAGTTCCCCTTCTTTTCTTTGTGATTTTACCTGAAAAAGCTCATGCAGTTCTGGGACCAGTTGATAAATGGATAAACAATCATGGAAACATTGTAACTGGACTGTTCTGTATTTTCATAGGTATCTTTGTGATCTACAGTGGCCTGCAAAAACTAGGAATATGACCCCTCTGAAAAAGGGTGGAAAAATAGTTTTCTGTCTTAAAAACATCCAGAATTGTTATAAAATGAAAGCAATCCCATTTGGTAAGTATGTTGAATCTTTTCAGACCTTTGGACTACAGCGAAGAATACGGTAATCAGTTGGAACACTTAATTCAGATGGAAATTAACACCTGGAAATGTTTTTAAAGTCCGGATATTAGCGCCGGAACCTGATTTAAACGAGGTACATCTCTTCTGCTTTTCTGTACAGTTCGTCCCTGAACTTGGGATGTGCAATTTTAATTATCGCCTCTGCTCTTTCTCTGGTGGATTTTCCCTTTAAATTAACCGCACCATACTCGGTTACCAAGTAATGGGTGTCCATACGGGGGGTGGTGACCATGGCTCCCGGGTCTAAACGATCCACCACCCTGGAAATGGTACCGTTTTTGGCAGTGGAGTAAAAAGCGAGTATTGATTTACCATCCTTAGAATCAAAGGCCCCTCTCACAAAATCCAGTTGTCCTCCTGTTCCACTGTACTGATGTCCAGCCAGATACTCTGCATTGCACTGTCCCAAAAGATCCACCTGAATTAGGGAGTTTATGGATATCATCCTATCATTTTTGGCTATAACTGCTGGATGATTCACATAGGAGCAGGGATAACTCTCCATGGCCGGGTTTTCATTCATGAATTCCAGCATCTCCTGATCTCCCTGAGCCACAGTGAAAACATGTTTACGAGGGTGCAGTGTTTTCTCTTCCCCTGTAACAACTCCTTTTTTGATAAGCTGAACCATTCCCGGGCCGAATACTTCTGTATGGATTCCCAGGTCTGAATGATTTCCCAACTGGTCAGAAACAGCATTAGGGAGGACCCCTATTCCCATCTGAATGGTTGCACCATCAGGAACCATTTTGGAGATGATTTTACCAATAGTGTCTGCTTCTGGCTGCTTTTCCCCGCAGGGGAAATCAGGGATGGTTACATGGTTCTCCACCACGGCATCTACTTCAGAGATATGGATCAAAGAATCACCAAATACTCGTGGCATGTTCTGGTTTACTTCTAAAATTAAAACACGTGCTGCCCGGGCAGCAGTGGATGTGAAATCATTGGCAGTTCCAAAAGAAAAATACCCGGCATCATCCATGGGAGAAACTGTGGTAATGCACACATCCACACCTATATACTCCTCCAGAAGCCTGGGTATCTGGTGGAGGTGGTTGGGAACGTAATAATTCAAACCAGTGCTTACCAGACCACGGGTACCGGAATCCACGAATCCACTGTAGGCCTCCACACAATCCACCAAATCCGGTGCCAGGATGGTGGAACAAACCGAAGATAATGGAAGGACGGAAAACATCCTTATTTTTTCCAGATCACCCTCTCTTAAACGAGAAGCCACTGCCTCCAGTAGTGCAGGTGGTTCGGCCATGGTTAATCCATGAACCAGCATGTCTCCTTTTCTAATAAGTTTAACTGCTTCTTCTGGAGTGGTTAACTTCCTTTGATAATCGTTTTTATACATTTTAAACCCCCTATCCTGGTTTAACAGTGCAAGTATTATAAAAAATGTTTAATATTGTATTAGATTTTTTTCTGGTTTTAGGCTTTTTTGTGGTATTCATCAGATCCTAACCCTAAAAGATACCCTCCGAATACCAGTATCCATAAGATAATGGGGTAGGCCACCCATCTTTCCACTCCCCCACCACCCAGTAAGGGGATGAACATGCTGGCTGTGAAGAGGAAAAACAGGCAAATACCTCCGAATATGATTGCTATGTATTTAAATGGTGATTTGATTAACCTTGAGGAGTAAATAGATGATAATCCTCCGCTTGTAAATGCCATCAGGGAGAATATGGGGTGCATGGGTGTCATGTTTCCCGGGAATATACCCACTCCCAGAACCCCCAGTCCCAGTAATCCTATTAAAATTCCTGCTATTTTTTCATGATAAACTCTGATAAGGTAGTAATCTCCCAATATTATCAGGACCCCTGCAATTATCATGGTTAGATTGAATATGGTTGCTGAGGGCTGGGTTATGATGCTATTAGGAGGTACAGTAGCTCCCAAATCACTTATCATACTATTGGCTGTAGTGTAGGTCAGTTCTTCCGGATAAAATATTTCTCCAGTTATTATGCCCATTAAAACAACTGAAGCAGCCAAAATAAAGAGAATTCCTGCCTTTGAAAGTTTTAATTTATTGGATTTATCACTTTTTTGCTTCATAAGCATCCCCCCATGTTCAAGATATCTCTTGAAATTCTTTTATTCACTTACTCATTTTCCATCTGTCTTTCCATTACCATCAAAGTTTAATATCCGATGTGTCTTTTTCCGTTGCATCCAAGTGACTTATTTCTTTTAACAGTTCCAGGGTGATTCCTATCTTTTCCTAGTTAATAATTTTATAGTAATTACGCGTGTCTTTTTAATTATATCCCAACTATATCCATATTTTTGCTATTTGACAGAGTGAAACCGGACCCTAATTAGACTTATTCTTATCTTTGCGGTTTTCAAATGCTTTGATAGCGTCATTTACTCCTCCGTAGAGATTCTCTTCCCCCAGGATATTTAAAAAT
This sequence is a window from Methanobacteriaceae archaeon. Protein-coding genes within it:
- a CDS encoding carboxymuconolactone decarboxylase family protein; this encodes MEQKAQPNRFTEALGEEVDSAFKKLAAEILKDGALSLKEKSIIAVACAIAVRCDQCTRVHKKQALKLGATKNEILEAAAVAGLVRMGSGFNTAYTLLEEDSEPGKKLHFKPPKKHGKMNKAEPNRSKTPERKPDGYLSSIIEKKSSNKIEKE
- a CDS encoding DUF4013 domain-containing protein codes for the protein MEMGNILSESFKYPVSNWKRLLIFGLIFLIYQFCIIGVSRFSRISVLLLILIIPGIIAYFIIMGYRLRAMETSIKGENEAPTFNKWSQMLLDGLKVFVVAIIYGFIPAMIIGLGFFMVIVGSSLMKISGALVLIVGGILLFGVTLIMVIGLSNMAYQGKIDAALEFAEITSKIKKIGWLNLIVIMIILGVINILLAAAAVLLSVIPILGIFLASIIVCPYMDLFIARAYALIYKETIDEPGESLMEGVGISDESLPV
- a CDS encoding threonine/serine exporter family protein, which encodes MVPDRTSSNINPSNISSEGEFPPKLLEFLTEIARAMTLAGIAVMTIETILKNICRAYGVKAQEVIDFPTFVLIKISDGSSKALAVTGQKPGMLPLDQVSRLYELIYRAEKAEISPEQGINRIKEIIYAERQHNYIRHILGYAIYSIGLGMLLLPTINELLLCGGLGAIVGLIIGYSEDKPRLNLISPVLTAFMVSAIFFFCVKQGMVRGSLTILVPALSYFIPGAVLATGMYELAANNVISGASRLIQGVVILLLLLFGVIMGIQVVGLSPGAYMVAYLAVPLGWWAPYAGVLIFTGGMYLLMSIRNRDMLGVFIVLFSTFAGLQVGNYLLGGLFGAFLGSATMTIVGTYLERSRLKTPYYVSIIPSFWILVPGSLGFITLAALASEAYPASASNLIMVVLTFVAISMGILIGAVIADPLKIEYYGKK
- the hisF gene encoding imidazole glycerol phosphate synthase subunit HisF, which encodes MLAKRIIPCLDCDLNVPHGRVVKGIEFKQIRYAGEPVELATKYYEDGADEIVFLDITASHERRETMAHVIEATTENVFVPICVGGGIRKPQDYVNMLKAGADKCSTNTAAIHNPDLINEASKVVGSQACVIGIDAKRRYVDDPKEKDDHVIVETPQGYCWYDCSIYGGREFTGIDAVKWAMECQERGAGEILLTSMDRDGTKDGYDLPLNRTMSEMLDIPIIASGGGGNPEHIYEALTKGKADAALAASIFHFDEYPVQVVKEYLKNRGVAVRI
- a CDS encoding NAD-dependent malic enzyme, with translation MAITVEKQGTKYIETDLKGSQLLQSSQLNKGTAFSSKERELFHLIGLLPHSVETLDDQLQRAYQQFTEQADDLQKNIFLNNLYNTNETLFFRLIQEHIQEMMPIIYTPTAGLAIQRYSDEFRKPRGIYLSYPDREHIDEIIDEWDEDEIDLIILTDSEQILGIGDQGANGIGISVAKLVVYTLCAGINPRRMLPIMIDVGTNNPHLLENPLYLGWRHPRINREKYHKFVETVINAIKNKFSHVFLQWEDFGKKNARYHLDKYQDEMCTFNDDIQGTGAVAMAALLNALKLSGTPLSHHRVLIYGAGTAGCGIADQIWENMVKAGMNHREAYSRFYLMDSQGLITSHREGIDYFKVPYAREDLEFLNAEIDLKNLLDVVRHVQPTILIGTSTVPGAFNQEVITEMASHVERPIIFPLSNPITLIEALPNDIIRWTGGKALIATGSPFDDVIFNEDSFPISQCNNALIFPGLGLGIISCQAERVTSGMMDAAIGELASAVDLKDSRLLPEISELRIVSKKIGVAVARQAILEGVSSYSLENVEKRVESNIWKAAYVPYKPLNLKNSK
- a CDS encoding GAP family protein, which produces MSDLSSLLAVTIPLSWAAAVSPVTFSIFLVIMSMAKKPKLAGFSFYLGAIVVLLVTVFMGIFLGQKLSSSGLTDPATMTAIDLFLGAVLILLGIRNFAAKGDNKGGNMLKHLQIDENAGTFRQFFKYFIIGIVAFIMNFSTAIFVLGVGRSIGVANSGLSNDTIAVIILILIALLIIEVPLLFFVILPEKAHAVLGPVDKWINNHGNIVTGLFCIFIGIFVIYSGLQKLGI
- a CDS encoding acetyl-CoA hydrolase/transferase family protein, giving the protein MYKNDYQRKLTTPEEAVKLIRKGDMLVHGLTMAEPPALLEAVASRLREGDLEKIRMFSVLPLSSVCSTILAPDLVDCVEAYSGFVDSGTRGLVSTGLNYYVPNHLHQIPRLLEEYIGVDVCITTVSPMDDAGYFSFGTANDFTSTAARAARVLILEVNQNMPRVFGDSLIHISEVDAVVENHVTIPDFPCGEKQPEADTIGKIISKMVPDGATIQMGIGVLPNAVSDQLGNHSDLGIHTEVFGPGMVQLIKKGVVTGEEKTLHPRKHVFTVAQGDQEMLEFMNENPAMESYPCSYVNHPAVIAKNDRMISINSLIQVDLLGQCNAEYLAGHQYSGTGGQLDFVRGAFDSKDGKSILAFYSTAKNGTISRVVDRLDPGAMVTTPRMDTHYLVTEYGAVNLKGKSTRERAEAIIKIAHPKFRDELYRKAEEMYLV
- a CDS encoding DUF998 domain-containing protein, whose product is MKQKSDKSNKLKLSKAGILFILAASVVLMGIITGEIFYPEELTYTTANSMISDLGATVPPNSIITQPSATIFNLTMIIAGVLIILGDYYLIRVYHEKIAGILIGLLGLGVLGVGIFPGNMTPMHPIFSLMAFTSGGLSSIYSSRLIKSPFKYIAIIFGGICLFFLFTASMFIPLLGGGGVERWVAYPIILWILVFGGYLLGLGSDEYHKKA